The proteins below are encoded in one region of Equus przewalskii isolate Varuska chromosome 1, EquPr2, whole genome shotgun sequence:
- the CIB2 gene encoding calcium and integrin-binding family member 2 isoform X3, translating to MESQQMWAGRRTPFLLLQSREAAREKSLHLAQHGNNWSKKASQDCTFFNKKDILKLHARFYELAPNLVPMDYRKSPIVHVPMSLIIQMPELRENPFKERIVEAFSEDGEGNLTFNDFVDMFSVLCESAPRELKANYAFKIYDFNTDNFICKEDLERTLARLTKSELDEDEVVLVCDKVIEEADLDGDGKLGFADFEDMIAKAPDFLSTFHIRI from the exons ATGGAGAGTCAGCAAATGTGGGCCGGACGGAGGACCCCGTTTCTCCTCCTCCAATCCCGGGAAGCAGCCCGGGAGA AGTCTCTCCATCTGGCCCAGCATGGAAATAATTGGAGCAAGAAGGCAAGCCAG GACTGCACCTTCTTCAATAAGAAGGACATCCTCAA GCTCCATGCACGGTTCTATGAGCTGGCCCCTAACCTCGTCCCGATGGACTACAGAAAGAGCCCCATTGTCCACGTGCCCATGAGCCTCATCATCCAGATGCCGGAGCTCCGG GAGAATCCCTTCAAGGAAAGGATCGTGGAGGCTTTTTCCGAGGACGGCGAGGGAAACCTCACCTTCAATGactttgtggacatgttttctGTGCTCTGTGAGTCGGCTCCCCGCGAGCTCAAGGCAAACTACGCCTTCAAGATCTATG ACTTCAACACCGACAATTTTATCTGCAAGGAGGACCTGGAACGGACACTGGCCCGGCTCACGAAGTCAGAGCTGGACGAGGACGAGGTGGTGCTTGTATGCGATAAGGTCATCGAGGAGGCCGATCTGGATGGCGATGGCAAGCTGGGCTTTGCTGACTTTGAGGATATGATCGCCAAGGCTCCTGACTTCCTCAG cACTTTCCACATCCGGATCTGA
- the CIB2 gene encoding calcium and integrin-binding family member 2 isoform X2 → MGGGVQAGKQRLRRGHHGKQADHLHRRAARQLPESLHLAQHGNNWSKKASQDCTFFNKKDILKLHARFYELAPNLVPMDYRKSPIVHVPMSLIIQMPELRENPFKERIVEAFSEDGEGNLTFNDFVDMFSVLYFNTDNFICKEDLERTLARLTKSELDEDEVVLVCDKVIEEADLDGDGKLGFADFEDMIAKAPDFLSTFHIRI, encoded by the exons ATGGGAGGCGGCGTCCAGGCGGGCAAGCAGCGACTGCGCCGGGGCCACCATGGGAAACAAGCAGACCATCTTCACCGAAGAGCAGCTAGACAACTACCAG AGTCTCTCCATCTGGCCCAGCATGGAAATAATTGGAGCAAGAAGGCAAGCCAG GACTGCACCTTCTTCAATAAGAAGGACATCCTCAA GCTCCATGCACGGTTCTATGAGCTGGCCCCTAACCTCGTCCCGATGGACTACAGAAAGAGCCCCATTGTCCACGTGCCCATGAGCCTCATCATCCAGATGCCGGAGCTCCGG GAGAATCCCTTCAAGGAAAGGATCGTGGAGGCTTTTTCCGAGGACGGCGAGGGAAACCTCACCTTCAATGactttgtggacatgttttctGTGCTCT ACTTCAACACCGACAATTTTATCTGCAAGGAGGACCTGGAACGGACACTGGCCCGGCTCACGAAGTCAGAGCTGGACGAGGACGAGGTGGTGCTTGTATGCGATAAGGTCATCGAGGAGGCCGATCTGGATGGCGATGGCAAGCTGGGCTTTGCTGACTTTGAGGATATGATCGCCAAGGCTCCTGACTTCCTCAG cACTTTCCACATCCGGATCTGA
- the CIB2 gene encoding calcium and integrin-binding family member 2 isoform X4 has protein sequence MRALSKSLHLAQHGNNWSKKASQDCTFFNKKDILKLHARFYELAPNLVPMDYRKSPIVHVPMSLIIQMPELRENPFKERIVEAFSEDGEGNLTFNDFVDMFSVLCESAPRELKANYAFKIYDFNTDNFICKEDLERTLARLTKSELDEDEVVLVCDKVIEEADLDGDGKLGFADFEDMIAKAPDFLSTFHIRI, from the exons ATGAGAGCGCTTTCAA AGTCTCTCCATCTGGCCCAGCATGGAAATAATTGGAGCAAGAAGGCAAGCCAG GACTGCACCTTCTTCAATAAGAAGGACATCCTCAA GCTCCATGCACGGTTCTATGAGCTGGCCCCTAACCTCGTCCCGATGGACTACAGAAAGAGCCCCATTGTCCACGTGCCCATGAGCCTCATCATCCAGATGCCGGAGCTCCGG GAGAATCCCTTCAAGGAAAGGATCGTGGAGGCTTTTTCCGAGGACGGCGAGGGAAACCTCACCTTCAATGactttgtggacatgttttctGTGCTCTGTGAGTCGGCTCCCCGCGAGCTCAAGGCAAACTACGCCTTCAAGATCTATG ACTTCAACACCGACAATTTTATCTGCAAGGAGGACCTGGAACGGACACTGGCCCGGCTCACGAAGTCAGAGCTGGACGAGGACGAGGTGGTGCTTGTATGCGATAAGGTCATCGAGGAGGCCGATCTGGATGGCGATGGCAAGCTGGGCTTTGCTGACTTTGAGGATATGATCGCCAAGGCTCCTGACTTCCTCAG cACTTTCCACATCCGGATCTGA
- the CIB2 gene encoding calcium and integrin-binding family member 2 isoform X8: MDYRKSPIVHVPMSLIIQMPELRENPFKERIVEAFSEDGEGNLTFNDFVDMFSVLCESAPRELKANYAFKIYDFNTDNFICKEDLERTLARLTKSELDEDEVVLVCDKVIEEADLDGDGKLGFADFEDMIAKAPDFLSTFHIRI; the protein is encoded by the exons ATGGACTACAGAAAGAGCCCCATTGTCCACGTGCCCATGAGCCTCATCATCCAGATGCCGGAGCTCCGG GAGAATCCCTTCAAGGAAAGGATCGTGGAGGCTTTTTCCGAGGACGGCGAGGGAAACCTCACCTTCAATGactttgtggacatgttttctGTGCTCTGTGAGTCGGCTCCCCGCGAGCTCAAGGCAAACTACGCCTTCAAGATCTATG ACTTCAACACCGACAATTTTATCTGCAAGGAGGACCTGGAACGGACACTGGCCCGGCTCACGAAGTCAGAGCTGGACGAGGACGAGGTGGTGCTTGTATGCGATAAGGTCATCGAGGAGGCCGATCTGGATGGCGATGGCAAGCTGGGCTTTGCTGACTTTGAGGATATGATCGCCAAGGCTCCTGACTTCCTCAG cACTTTCCACATCCGGATCTGA
- the CIB2 gene encoding calcium and integrin-binding family member 2 isoform X7, translating to MGNKQTIFTEEQLDNYQDCTFFNKKDILKLHARFYELAPNLVPMDYRKSPIVHVPMSLIIQMPELRENPFKERIVEAFSEDGEGNLTFNDFVDMFSVLYFNTDNFICKEDLERTLARLTKSELDEDEVVLVCDKVIEEADLDGDGKLGFADFEDMIAKAPDFLSTFHIRI from the exons ATGGGAAACAAGCAGACCATCTTCACCGAAGAGCAGCTAGACAACTACCAG GACTGCACCTTCTTCAATAAGAAGGACATCCTCAA GCTCCATGCACGGTTCTATGAGCTGGCCCCTAACCTCGTCCCGATGGACTACAGAAAGAGCCCCATTGTCCACGTGCCCATGAGCCTCATCATCCAGATGCCGGAGCTCCGG GAGAATCCCTTCAAGGAAAGGATCGTGGAGGCTTTTTCCGAGGACGGCGAGGGAAACCTCACCTTCAATGactttgtggacatgttttctGTGCTCT ACTTCAACACCGACAATTTTATCTGCAAGGAGGACCTGGAACGGACACTGGCCCGGCTCACGAAGTCAGAGCTGGACGAGGACGAGGTGGTGCTTGTATGCGATAAGGTCATCGAGGAGGCCGATCTGGATGGCGATGGCAAGCTGGGCTTTGCTGACTTTGAGGATATGATCGCCAAGGCTCCTGACTTCCTCAG cACTTTCCACATCCGGATCTGA
- the CIB2 gene encoding calcium and integrin-binding family member 2 isoform X6, giving the protein MCPGPAPSRPRDVGSRRPEVPGQRRRRWRGHPASRAEPHAARPPPGGPGTPCSRGAGCPPSSRRGAESPRLAVPLPASQTPAPPPPGGRRGGVGRAAVGRSPPRGRAAGAGLRWPLMGGGVQAGKQRLRRGHHGKQADHLHRRAARQLPESLHLAQHGNNWSKKASQDCTFFNKKDILKELPPS; this is encoded by the exons ATGTGCCCAGGCCCTGCACCCTCACGCCCGCGCGACGTGGGTTCCCGCCGGCCGGAAGTCCCAGGTCAGCGCCGCCGACGCTGGCGCGGGCACCCGGCAAGCCGGGCAGAGCCTCACGCGGCCAGGCCGCCCCCTGGCGGGCCCGGGACGCCGTGCAGCCGGGGAGCGGGGTGCCCACCCTCTTCCCGCCGTGGGGCGGAGTCGCCGCGGCTCGCGGTCCCGCTCCCCGCCTCCCAGACCCCTGCCCCGCCTCCTCCGGGTgggcggcggggcggggtggggcgggccGCCGTCGGACGCTCTCCGCCGCGGGGCAGGGCCGCGGGCGCGGGGCTCCGGTGGCCGCTGATGGGAGGCGGCGTCCAGGCGGGCAAGCAGCGACTGCGCCGGGGCCACCATGGGAAACAAGCAGACCATCTTCACCGAAGAGCAGCTAGACAACTACCAG AGTCTCTCCATCTGGCCCAGCATGGAAATAATTGGAGCAAGAAGGCAAGCCAG GACTGCACCTTCTTCAATAAGAAGGACATCCTCAA GGAACTCCCACCATCCTGA
- the CIB2 gene encoding calcium and integrin-binding family member 2 isoform X1, with protein sequence MGGGVQAGKQRLRRGHHGKQADHLHRRAARQLPESLHLAQHGNNWSKKASQDCTFFNKKDILKLHARFYELAPNLVPMDYRKSPIVHVPMSLIIQMPELRENPFKERIVEAFSEDGEGNLTFNDFVDMFSVLCESAPRELKANYAFKIYDFNTDNFICKEDLERTLARLTKSELDEDEVVLVCDKVIEEADLDGDGKLGFADFEDMIAKAPDFLSTFHIRI encoded by the exons ATGGGAGGCGGCGTCCAGGCGGGCAAGCAGCGACTGCGCCGGGGCCACCATGGGAAACAAGCAGACCATCTTCACCGAAGAGCAGCTAGACAACTACCAG AGTCTCTCCATCTGGCCCAGCATGGAAATAATTGGAGCAAGAAGGCAAGCCAG GACTGCACCTTCTTCAATAAGAAGGACATCCTCAA GCTCCATGCACGGTTCTATGAGCTGGCCCCTAACCTCGTCCCGATGGACTACAGAAAGAGCCCCATTGTCCACGTGCCCATGAGCCTCATCATCCAGATGCCGGAGCTCCGG GAGAATCCCTTCAAGGAAAGGATCGTGGAGGCTTTTTCCGAGGACGGCGAGGGAAACCTCACCTTCAATGactttgtggacatgttttctGTGCTCTGTGAGTCGGCTCCCCGCGAGCTCAAGGCAAACTACGCCTTCAAGATCTATG ACTTCAACACCGACAATTTTATCTGCAAGGAGGACCTGGAACGGACACTGGCCCGGCTCACGAAGTCAGAGCTGGACGAGGACGAGGTGGTGCTTGTATGCGATAAGGTCATCGAGGAGGCCGATCTGGATGGCGATGGCAAGCTGGGCTTTGCTGACTTTGAGGATATGATCGCCAAGGCTCCTGACTTCCTCAG cACTTTCCACATCCGGATCTGA
- the CIB2 gene encoding calcium and integrin-binding family member 2 isoform X5 yields MGNKQTIFTEEQLDNYQDCTFFNKKDILKLHARFYELAPNLVPMDYRKSPIVHVPMSLIIQMPELRENPFKERIVEAFSEDGEGNLTFNDFVDMFSVLCESAPRELKANYAFKIYDFNTDNFICKEDLERTLARLTKSELDEDEVVLVCDKVIEEADLDGDGKLGFADFEDMIAKAPDFLSTFHIRI; encoded by the exons ATGGGAAACAAGCAGACCATCTTCACCGAAGAGCAGCTAGACAACTACCAG GACTGCACCTTCTTCAATAAGAAGGACATCCTCAA GCTCCATGCACGGTTCTATGAGCTGGCCCCTAACCTCGTCCCGATGGACTACAGAAAGAGCCCCATTGTCCACGTGCCCATGAGCCTCATCATCCAGATGCCGGAGCTCCGG GAGAATCCCTTCAAGGAAAGGATCGTGGAGGCTTTTTCCGAGGACGGCGAGGGAAACCTCACCTTCAATGactttgtggacatgttttctGTGCTCTGTGAGTCGGCTCCCCGCGAGCTCAAGGCAAACTACGCCTTCAAGATCTATG ACTTCAACACCGACAATTTTATCTGCAAGGAGGACCTGGAACGGACACTGGCCCGGCTCACGAAGTCAGAGCTGGACGAGGACGAGGTGGTGCTTGTATGCGATAAGGTCATCGAGGAGGCCGATCTGGATGGCGATGGCAAGCTGGGCTTTGCTGACTTTGAGGATATGATCGCCAAGGCTCCTGACTTCCTCAG cACTTTCCACATCCGGATCTGA